In the Deltaproteobacteria bacterium genome, TTTCATTCCGGCAATTTCAATGCGTTTAATTGCTGAAGAGCGAAAAAATAAAACCATCGAACTATTAACCACCATGCCGGTTAAAGATAGTGAAGTTATTGTTGGTAAGTTTTTAGGGGCATTATTTTTGGTGCTTGCCGCACTTGCCGCCACCTTAATTTATGCCATAACGGTGTGGATTTTAGGGCCGTTAGATTGGGGCCCAGTTCTCTGTGGTTATTTGGGTATGGCGTTATTTGCTGGCGCGATACTAAGTATTGGCATTTTTGCTTCAACACTTACCGATAATCAAATTGTGGCATTTATTATAGGCTTAATTATTTGTGGGGCACTTTATTATATTTATTGGCTGCAATTTTTATTACCTGGTTTATTAGCTCCAATTGTTGAGTATATTTCTATTAGTTCTCATTTAGCGAACCTAGCGCGTGGCGTGATCGATACTCGCGATATTCTATACTATCTCACGGTTGCGGTAATGGGATTATTTTTAGCCAGTTTATCTTTATCGCGACAGCACGCTTAAATACCTGCTGAGGGTTATTATGAACCAGAAAAAACTAGTTGATCTAACAGTATTAGCTGTTGCAATTGTGGGCAGCTTAATTTTAATCAATATTGTTGGAGTAAAATTATTTGGTCGTCTTGATTTTACTCGTGATCGTCAATTTTCATTAAGCAAAGCCACTAAAGATACGCTTGCCGAACTCAAAGGCCCAGTTACGGTGCGAGCATATTTTACGGCGGACTTGCCGCCGCAGTATAGTGCCAATGCTCGTTATATTAAAGATATTCTCGATGAGTATTACAGTAATAGTAACGACAATTTTAGGTATGAATTTATTGATCCGGCCACGGCTGAAACCGCTGCTGATAAAGAAAAGAAAAAAGAGGTCAAACACGATATTTTTGGCCGTGCTGTACGTGAACCCACAAGTATAGAGCGTGAATTAGAAACTTTAGGTATCCCGCCAGTACAAGTACAAGTTAATGAAGACGATAAAGTAGAAGTAAAACGTGCTTATATGGGTATCGCAGTTATAGCTGGTGAGAAAAAAGAAGTGATTCCCGTCGTACAAAATAGCGCAGGTTTTGAATATGATTTAACTACACTTATTCGCAAACTTACACGCGCTAAACTTCCAAAAATCGCTTTAATAGATGGCCACCAAGGCTTTGATACTGATAAAGAAATTAGCAATGCCTGGCAATTGCTGGCGCGTAATTATCAAATGATCAAGGTTGATCTTACCCAACAAAAAGAAATCCCTGTTGATGTTGATGCGATTATTATTGCTTCACCTAAAACACCATTTTCACAAGATGAAAAACGTGCTCTTGACGCTTTTGTAATGTCAGGTCGCGGTGCAGCATTTTTACTTGATGTTATTCGTCCTGATATGCAGACCATGCAAAGCGAGCCAGCTAATCATGGTCTTGATGATTTAATGCAAGCCTACGGTGTAACCGTAGGCCCAGGTTTAGTAGTAGATAGTAATTGCGCTAGAATTAGAGTTAAGCAGATACGTGGCAATATGCAATTTATTCAACCAGTAGCGTATCCCTTTATCCCATTTTCACAAGCTCTTGATCGGCAACACCCATTAACTCGTGGTTTAGCTAACGTTGCTTTCCCATTTATTAGTCCGGTTTATGTTAATACTTCAGACAACGATACCATAAAGGTTGAAAAACTGATTCAATCGTCATCGCAAAGCTGGTTACAAAAACCACCTTATAATCTTGATCCAATGCAACGCTGGACAATGGATATGGTCAATGATGAAGGGGCCAAAAATTTAATTGTTACACTTTCTGGTGCGTTAAAAAGTTATGCGAATCCAAACAACCATGCCAACAATGCAAGAGTTATAGTTGCTGGCGGCGCCTCATTTATTCATGATCAATTTTTATCGCAGACTAATGCCACCTTATTAATGAATTTAGTGGATTGGATGTTACTTGATGATGCTTTGTTAGCGGTACGTTCACGTGGTTTAGCAGCAGCACCGCTAAACGAGACTAGCGACATGGGCCGTGCAGCGGCTAAATGGATAAATATTATAGGGGTGCCATTTGTTTTAGTTGGTTTTGGTTTGGTACGATGGCAACTTCGTGAACGAAGACGAAAAAACATTAAAGTTTAACAAAATTGCTTAAATTATGTTGAGGTAAATAACTAGCATGAAACGTTCTACTGTTATCGCATTAGCAGTTTTTATTGCACTTTTAGTTAGCGCAGTGATGCTACTTACTCAAAAACCTGAACGCGGTATTACTCGGGTTTCACTTACCGATATAAATATTCAACAGATAGATCGCATAGTTTTTAACGGTAAAAATGCGGCTGAAATAAAACGTCAGGCAAATGCAAAGTGGTTTCTTGATAATGGCAAACTTGCTGATAATGCGGCGGTTGAGCGTTTACTTGAGTCGCTAGTAAAAATTAATTCCAGTAATTTATTAACGCGTGATCCTAATCATTATGCTGAATATGAGACTGATGATGAAAAAGGTACAAAACTTACGGCATATTCTGGTGCTCAAAAAGTAATTGAATTAACCGTTGGTAAAAATACTTCTAATGGATTGGCGATACGTATTGATAATTCCGTATATGCGGTTAATGGCGTATATTCTGGTGCTTTTGTACGTAAAGCTTCAGACTGGTTAGAGAAGCGCGTATTTGCACAAAAAATCGATGAAGCTAAACGATTAGAAATCAAACTAGCTAATTCTTCTGCATATGCATTGATAAAAAAAGATAATTCTTGGTCTATTGAAAATCCTGATATTTTTCCTAAAGATTTTCGTTTTGATGCTAACGCCGCCAGTTCATTGGTATCTAATGTAGTAAACTTAAGGCTTAATGATTTTATTATGCCGGATCCTGGTGTTGAAAAAACAGGTCTAGGAGATGATGCAAATACACTAAGTATAACTTTTAGCCAAGCAACAACTAATGCTAGCAATAATGCGGATTCACAAGAAATTGTCAAAGTATTGCGAATTGGAAAAGATAAAGAAAAAAATAAAGAAATTTATGCCAAGCTTGATGGTAGCGATGATATTTTCACTTTAGCCGTAAGCAGCGCCAATAGATTGTTAAAGCCTGCAAGTGATTTACGTGATTTAAAGTTACTGCAATTTGATATTACTAAAGTGAAAAAACTTTCAATAAAAAGCACTAAAGTTAATTTAGCTTTTGCAAAAAATGATACTGCGTGGACATTAGTATATAGCAACGAGAAAAAGCCAGCCAATTTTGCACTTGATCCGATGTTAATTGAGCGACGAGTTAATTTAATCTTAAATTTACGCGCTACACGATTAGCAACTGCAAAAGAGAACAGTAAAAGTGGCTTGGCAAAGCCTACAAGTGTTGTGACAGTTGAGTTAAATGATGGTAGCAAAGTTAATTTACGTTTTGGTCGAGAATTTAAAGATGAAAATAAAGAGGCCATATTTGCACAAGGCAACATCGACAATGCCACCTATGTTTTAAATACCAGTATTTGGAAAAACCTCCTTGGCGGTATAGTTACTTTCAATAAACAACCTGAGTCTTTTAGTGGTGGGATGCCAAACTTGGACCCTCAAACTTTAGCAAAATTACCACCAGATGTGCGCGAGCAATTGATAAAACAGATGATGCAAAAACAGCGTGAGCAACAATTAATAAAACAATTAGAAACTAATGCTGCACAAAAACAAAATACTCCTACTAAACCTTAACATTACAGTTCTTCATTAAGATTAGTATTTAAGTGCTAACACGGTTTCTCGTACACCTAGACCATATATATAATGGTATTGTATCGATGTCTCATTGCTACCGCTAATGTTTTGAAAATGGGCAAATGCAATAATATCATTCATAAAAAGCACATAAGTTTCAGCAGAGGAACCGGGGATTTGAGCTACAAATAATCCAGCACAAGGCGAGGTAAGAGCTTCAGCATCGTAAAGATTTTCTGCTGATTGCAAAGGTATCAAATCTACGTCGATTAAAACACCATTTTCACCAGTTATAAGTAGATGACCAGAGGTACTCACTTCGGTGTCTACATGTTTGATATTTGCATTTCCCAATTCATGTCCATCAACATATTGCGAAATTTTAGTATAGAAATAGGTTTTATATTTACCGGCATATTCTGTATTGAAAGTTGTATTATCAGAAGTTGGCCAAGCGATAGTGCTGCTATTGTTTGTTTTCATAATTAAAGTGCCATTGGGATCACCAAATAAAATTATTGAAGACGATAAGGCATCTTCAATTGTATTCATGGTGGTTTTCTCAGACAGAATTTCATTTGGAATATTAGAAATTCCAAAAGCACTAGGTGTACCCAATAAAGGCCCAGCTGGGAAATAACTATTTATTTGTAAATTGGCATTATCATCTATAGTTATGTGACCTAATTGAATACCGCCATTATCTTCATTAAACTGTAGATAGTTGAGTTCATGGTTGGCGAGGTCAGCAATTTGTATTGGAGATTGCACAATAGCAATTATTAGCGATGGATCCGATGTTTCAATGATGAGAGTTTTATCTGGTATTTCATAGGCGGATTTAAGTAATTGCTCTTTATCTAAAAGTTCATAGCTACCATTGGCTGAAATAGTGTAATCAATGCTACTGCTTTGGGCACGTGATAAATTCTGATATTCAATATGTTTGCTAGTGTAATTGACTTCTAAACGAAGGAAATCTCCATTACTAGCAGTGGCATTGTAGAACTGACGTACTTCATAATTTTCAACGGGGTCAACAATGCCATAACCACAGCTGTTTGTAAGAAATCCGGTGATAATTATTGATAACCACCTTCTCATACATTAGCTCCACATTAATGCTGCCAGTAAATAATACGGACATAAAGCATAAAAGAAACAGTTAAATTTTAGTATTTGACATAATTGCAAGTGCACATTATTTATACGCTTCTTTTTCAACATATCAAAATTAACTATTTAAAGAGCTAATCAAATGGATCGTGATTTTCTTTTTACTTCAGAATCAGTTACCGAAGGTCATCCTGATAAAGTAGCTGATCAAATTTCTGATGCTGTACTTGATGAATTGTTGCGTCAGGATCCACACTCACGAGTAGCCTGTGAGACTTTAGTAAAAACCGGTATGGCAGTTATTGCAGGTGAAATTACTACTAACGGCTACGCTGATATGCCTACGGTGGTGCGTCGTACTATTCAAAATATTGGTTATAATTCAAGTGAAATGGGTTTTGATTGGGAAACATGTGCTGTGCTTACGGCCATTGAAAAGCAATCACCAGATATTGCCA is a window encoding:
- a CDS encoding GldG family protein — translated: MNQKKLVDLTVLAVAIVGSLILINIVGVKLFGRLDFTRDRQFSLSKATKDTLAELKGPVTVRAYFTADLPPQYSANARYIKDILDEYYSNSNDNFRYEFIDPATAETAADKEKKKEVKHDIFGRAVREPTSIERELETLGIPPVQVQVNEDDKVEVKRAYMGIAVIAGEKKEVIPVVQNSAGFEYDLTTLIRKLTRAKLPKIALIDGHQGFDTDKEISNAWQLLARNYQMIKVDLTQQKEIPVDVDAIIIASPKTPFSQDEKRALDAFVMSGRGAAFLLDVIRPDMQTMQSEPANHGLDDLMQAYGVTVGPGLVVDSNCARIRVKQIRGNMQFIQPVAYPFIPFSQALDRQHPLTRGLANVAFPFISPVYVNTSDNDTIKVEKLIQSSSQSWLQKPPYNLDPMQRWTMDMVNDEGAKNLIVTLSGALKSYANPNNHANNARVIVAGGASFIHDQFLSQTNATLLMNLVDWMLLDDALLAVRSRGLAAAPLNETSDMGRAAAKWINIIGVPFVLVGFGLVRWQLRERRRKNIKV
- a CDS encoding ABC transporter permease gives rise to the protein MRNIATISKRELASYFNSPMAYIVMCAFLLVSGWMFFSQLFLNERADMRLFFSPSPFSPSLLLVIFIPAISMRLIAEERKNKTIELLTTMPVKDSEVIVGKFLGALFLVLAALAATLIYAITVWILGPLDWGPVLCGYLGMALFAGAILSIGIFASTLTDNQIVAFIIGLIICGALYYIYWLQFLLPGLLAPIVEYISISSHLANLARGVIDTRDILYYLTVAVMGLFLASLSLSRQHA
- a CDS encoding DUF4340 domain-containing protein, with the translated sequence MKRSTVIALAVFIALLVSAVMLLTQKPERGITRVSLTDINIQQIDRIVFNGKNAAEIKRQANAKWFLDNGKLADNAAVERLLESLVKINSSNLLTRDPNHYAEYETDDEKGTKLTAYSGAQKVIELTVGKNTSNGLAIRIDNSVYAVNGVYSGAFVRKASDWLEKRVFAQKIDEAKRLEIKLANSSAYALIKKDNSWSIENPDIFPKDFRFDANAASSLVSNVVNLRLNDFIMPDPGVEKTGLGDDANTLSITFSQATTNASNNADSQEIVKVLRIGKDKEKNKEIYAKLDGSDDIFTLAVSSANRLLKPASDLRDLKLLQFDITKVKKLSIKSTKVNLAFAKNDTAWTLVYSNEKKPANFALDPMLIERRVNLILNLRATRLATAKENSKSGLAKPTSVVTVELNDGSKVNLRFGREFKDENKEAIFAQGNIDNATYVLNTSIWKNLLGGIVTFNKQPESFSGGMPNLDPQTLAKLPPDVREQLIKQMMQKQREQQLIKQLETNAAQKQNTPTKP